The Eubalaena glacialis isolate mEubGla1 chromosome 3, mEubGla1.1.hap2.+ XY, whole genome shotgun sequence nucleotide sequence ACATGTTATTTTCAGGCTTATTAAATCATTCTCAATCTTACTGTTTTATTGGATGAATAACTCAATGACTAGAAATTTGGTTGTACCTGTCTCATTTCCCCGTGGCATGCAGATGTCCTGCTTCGAAGAGTTTACAAGTCTCAGAGTGCTGTCCTCCTCCAAGGTCTCTTCCAGACCTGTCTTATGACTTGATTTTACCCCCAAGGGCTAGGGGACTGTCATAGTGCTCTCTgtaacagatggggaaactgaggtccagagcagGGATTGGAGAGGCTGGGTAACCAGGGGCCTTAGACTCCCTTCCTGGGGTCCCATTGCTAGAAGACCTTCCTCCAATCAGGCCCACCTTGGGCATCCCAATTCCCTCCCTCTCTAGGCCCTCAACCTCATACAGCACAAGTGAGAATTCCCAGGGAATGTGAGGACCAGGGGAGTGTGGGAGCCCAGGGACAAAGCTGGGAGTGCTCCCAAGAGAAGGCTGTTTCAGGCTGTCTGGACCCCAGCACCCAAGCTGAGAAGCCCTGGGCACAAGTGGTCCCCCAGAGGCCAAACACACAGAGCCTGATCTGGGTTCATTCTCCAGATGGAAGCTCTTGTTCCCATTGCCCTGACCCCTGGCACAGGCTCCTGGCAATGTCCCATCTCACCGATCTGTACCCTCCTCCCATCTGGGCACCAGAACCTTGCCTGCTGAGATCCAATCGGGGTGATGGATGAGGTCGTGCACTCCTCAAGGGACCCTTGCAGTCCTCCGCCAGAGCTATTCCTGGCTTCAGCGCCTCCCCACGCACCCCCCCAGTCCCCCTGCCTGACCTGACCCCACAGCTGGGAATCATTTGCTTGGGGGTGGGGCAGCCCCCTGACTATATAAGCCTGGACCTAGGTGTCCCAGGCACCCTGGAAGCACAGACCCTCCAGTGCTGCTCCCTGCGCACTCCAGCCGGACCCTCCAGCAATCCTTGCAATGAGAGGAAaagccacctgggaagcccttgCCTGTGGTCTGGAGGAGACTGCCTCTGAGTCTGCAAATGTGCCCACCACAGAGCCCTCTGGAGAAGTGGCAGCACCGAAGTCTACCGGGGAAGAGCCGGCTCCCAAGCCACAGGAGCCTGCCCCTCAGGCACCTGCCCCCGCAGCCTCTAAACCCACACCTCCAAGTGAAGGTGACAAGAGGCGGggcaggtggaggagggaggcagaCTTGGCGGAGAGTGGTGCGGGGAGAGCTTTTGACTACGAACCTCTTTATCTCCCCCTGCTTCTCCCTCAGATGTCCCCAGTGCCCCGCTGCTGCTGGCTGTGGAGGACGTGAGTGACAGCTCGGTGACTGTGAGCTGGGAACCCCCGGAGAGGCTAGGGAAGCTGGGGCTCCAGGGCTATGTTCTGGAACTCCGCCGAGAGGGAGGTGAGCTATGGGCTAAGCCCTGCATACACCCAGGGGAGGTGGGCTTAGAGGGCAGCAGGGACAAGCTTCCAGACTCTGCAGTTGGGTCAGTCCAAAGGGAGAtacagaaggagggagaggaagcagtCCGCTCAAGCCACTCACACACAGCTTCTTGCTCCACCAACACACCTCTGAAAGCAGGAGGATGTCCAAACAGCCTTAGGAGGCCCCCTGTCCTCCAGCTCCAGGAAGCCTCTGAGTAACAGAGATAAAAGGGTAGGTGACACTGGGGCACTCCTCTGTGAGAATGAAGGAGGTGGTAAGTCTCAGAGGACCCTGCTTGGGGAGGGCAAGCAGGAGGTGGAGAGCAAAAGAAGCTGAGGGGGAGGGTAAGTTGTAAGCGACAGTGAGGAGAAACAGGGGACGGGCAGCTCTGGCCAAATTCCTCATGCCACCATCCTGTTATCCACCTCCGTGGCAGTCAAGTTCAGCCTTGCCTCTGCCTTTGCCCCTACCTTGCTGTGTGATTTGGCAAATGTGTCcaaccctctctgggcttcagtaaACCCATCTCTGGCCACCACTCAAGGGTTCTAACATCAGGTGTCTTTGATGCCATTTGACAACAAGAAGTCAGGGAGGCAAAGGGAAAATAAGTCCCAGAAAGGGAGGTCAGCTTCCTCAGATCATCAGCGAGAAGGGAAGCCCCACTGAGAAGGGTGCCCACAGCCATGGAGCCAGGGCCTTGCACTCTCTTCATTTCTCTCAGCCTTGGAGTGGGTGCCTGTGAATTCCCGGCCCATGATGGTGACCCAGCAGACCGTGCGGAACCTGGCTCTAGGTGACAAGTTCTTCCTACGTGTGGCTGCAGTGAGCTCTGCAGGGGCTGGCCCACCAGCTGTGGTGGACCAGCCTGTCCACATCCAAGAGATCATTGGTAAAGCCTGctccccagcccttcccaggCACCTTATCTAatggatggagaaactgaggccaatGGGTAGAGCGAACAGGGCAGTCATTTCCCCCCATCCCACACTCACGTGCACAAGCCACCTGCTATCGCCGTTTTGCCTTAAGAAAGTCCCAGGTTCCTCAGCAGCAAGGGGCCTCTAGAGGTCAAAGAGGCCATTTCCATGAGTGGCCCAGCCGCCAAGCTTCCTGACCTCCAGAAGTGAGAGCTCAAGCTCCCCAGGTCACCTGCCTCAGAGTCCCAATGCTTAGAGTCATTACATTCTTCCTACCTAATCTTAATTCCTTCAGCGGCCATGGAAGCTCATTTTCTGCTCATTTCATATGGCCTGGGTTCCAGATTCTCCCAAACATTTTGGAATAGAGAGGAGTCTTTGCTTGCCTCTTGCTGCACCACGTCCCTAGTGGGAAGAAGATTAATGCCCTGCAAAAGGCCGGTGAAGGTTTCTCCATCCCCAGAGGCCAGTGCTGCACTGGGAACCTGGGAGGCCAGCTGCTGTCCCCTTGCTAAGATTTCTATTTGTAGGGTGCATTAGCCTCAAGCCCTCCCAGGACTGATCAGGTTTCAGTCTGTTAATGGCAGTGAGTCATTTGGTCTGATCCAAGGTCTCTGGGGACAGCCCAGAGCCGCAGGGTGACAAGAGACATAGGCCAGCAGGTGGCCTGAGGCCTTCTCCACATTTCTCCTTGTTCCCCCCTCCTCGTCTTGACCCCATAATTCTGGACAAGGCCTCCAGACAGAGGGCGTTTCGCGGCCACAGAAGGGGGTCAAGTTTGGATTCAAGGAAATACTTTTCAACTCTAAGACCTGAGAGATGTGGGAACCAGGAGGTTGGGAGTGTAGAATTGTAGACTGTTACGGCTTGTCCATCCAAGCCAAGCAGGTCCAAAGGCACCCAGGACTCCCTTGAGGTCACCTAGCCTATTAGTGGCAGTCCCAGAACCTGACTCCCACACAGGACAGTTCATGTCTTACCAGGCAGCAGGGAGTCTTTTTCTGGTGGTTTTCAAAACCAGAGGACTTTCCCTTCCTTTGAGTCTGGGTGAGACATGGTCCCACCTGGCAGCTCAATATGGACTCATCGATTCTAGCCTGGGAGTgccaggaagccctccttgttGCGGAGTGGGGTTGGTGGGCATCCTGGACCTTCCCCGAGGGCCCGGGGATCTCAGACTCTGAGAGCCTGCAGGGGCCAGGGCCCTCTACTTCAAGGCCTAACACGGAAGGAGTCAGCTAGACTCAGCACCCTCTACTCCATTAAAATTCCTCtggcaggagagaaggggatttcctggagagaagaggggaggaggCTGTGAATAAACAGGGAGCAGCCAGCCAGGCCCCCCTCatgggcagggcagggtggggaccCTGTCCAGAATCCTCAGCTGCTCAGCTGTCCCTCCTCAGCCACCTGGAGCTGCCAAGCATTCCTGGCCCCCTGCAGCTGCCCCTGGAACATTCCACGCCTGATGCTCCCAGGGCCAAGTGCCTGCACAGCTAATCCTCAGAGACACTGTGTTCCTTCTGTCTCCTCCGTCTCTGCCCTGCGTGCCACTGACCAACTGCTGCCACCTGTTTGCCACTGAGGAGCCTCAGCCACCACCACCCCTACGCCCGCCCAGGGGGATAGTGGCAGGGGCTGTTGCAGCTTCTCTTGGAATGCCCTTGCACCTGATTAGGTGATAGTCAGGAAGGTGGTTCTCTACCGTAGCATGGGGCTGAAGTAAAGTGTCAGGAAGGACTTCCCCACCGCAGACTGAAAGGTAGTGGAAGGAGTAAGAGAGAAGGAAGCGGGTAGGTCTGCTCTGGCTTCATTTAAAAAGGGAAAGATCCCAATCCTCCCATATGGCTTGGAGACAGAGCAGTGGGCAAATGGGTCTCACAGGGGCTTCTCTGAAGGCCTGAGCTGTTCAAAGCAGAAGGGCAGAGGGACTGGGAAGACAGTGTTGCCACCCTTCCTGGGAATGCAGGGCCACAGGCGCAGCACATGCTGCCCACCAGGGGGAGCCAGGGAGCCAGCTGGGGCCCATCTGGAGCCCAGGAATACCAGAGCTGCAGGGCAAATCCCAGCCTGGCAGGGTCAGGGCACCAAGGGAGTGCCCGGGATGCCTACCAGTTCACACCATGgaggccctgccctcctggaaccTCCTGGCTCTCAAGTCCCCAAGGGCCTCAGCGGATTTGGTCCCTGGATCTGGGGAGTGAGCTTTGCCCTGTCCACAAGGAGGCAGCCTCAGAGCACACCCAGGAGACCTCCTACCCAGCCAGCAGCCTTCTCCAGTTGTCCCCTACCCCTGCCACAGAAGCCTCCAATCAGCAGCCCCCCTGCTGTGCTCGCTTTAATGCAGAGGCCCCCAAGATCCGCGTTCCCCGCCACCTTCGTCAGACCTATGTCCGTCAGGTGGGAGAGATGATTAACCTGCAAATCCCCTTCCAGGTGAGTATGCCTCCTGCCCAGGTTAAGAACTTGGGTGAAATAAGGGCCCCCGTCTGAGGTGTATTAGAGGAGCCCAGGAAATGTCAGGATCCCCGTGGAGGTCTGCCTGAGACCCATCCACCAAGATGGCCTCATCCTCCCTCTGTTGTACACATGACTCAGTTGTGATTCTCCAGCCGGTGAACAGGACAGGTGGCCCCGGGGCTGGCTGGACATCCGGAGAATGAGGCTGTAGGCAGCACCTGTGGCTCTAGCCTCTGCTACCTCTGCTCGGAAGGGCCAATGGGGCCAGCTCTCCTGGCACAGGGATCCCTGGAGCTGAGTGGGTGTGGGGGTGCTGGCACCTTCTGCGTTCACCTTGAgggctcctccctcccaggggAATCCCAAGCCTCAGGCCTCGTGGACCCACAACGGTCACGCCCTGGACAGCCAACGGGTGAGTGTGCGCACCAGGGACCAGGACTCCATCCTCTTCATCCGCTCAGCCCAGCGCTCCGACTCAGGCTGCTATGAGCTCACCGTACAGCTGGAAGGCCTGGAGGCCAAGGCAGCCATCGACATCCTGGTGATCGGTATGGGGCCAGGAGAGGCAGGGCTGACTTGCTGGGGACCCAGAGACCTCACCTCCTGCCGCAGAACTGATGGCCAATGGGGTCAGGCCAAGAGAGAGTGATAAGAGCCAGATCTTGGGTGGGGGGATTTTGCAGCAAGCCCAGCCCTCCCCCTCACTCTCTCTCACACCCTGGTCCTACAGAGAAACCTGGATCCCCCAGCAGCATCAGGCTACTGGATGTCTGGGGCTGCAACGCTGCCCTCGAGTGGACACCACCCCAGGACACAGGCAACACAGAGCTCCTGGGCTACACAGTGCAGAAGGCAGACAAAAAGACAGGGGTGAGGCCTGCTAGAGCAGAgtacggggaggaggaaggtctGACTGGGGTTGGGTTTGCGGGGAAAGAAGTGGCCCAGGTGTCTGGGAAGGCCTGTCCACTAAGAGTCCATGGACCGAAGAGCTCTGGTCTGCCCACCACTAACCTGACTCCCTGTGTGGCTTTTGGCAAATCTCTTTCatctctgggtttcagttttctCCTGAAGACTTCAAGGGTGGCTCTCTGAGGCCCTTCAAgctctagagcagtgcttctgGAAATGTAATGTGCATATGAATTACCTGGGaatcttgctaaaatgcagatcttaattcagtgggtctggggtggggactgAGATCTTGAACTTCTATGAAGTTCTCAGGTGATTCTTACTTTGCAGGACCTCGGGCCACACTTTGACCAGTAAAGTTCTAGAATTCTCTGAGGACCCCAGCAAGGTCACATTCTCCCAGGGGTTCCTTCTCCCAATTTAAAGTCCCTCAGACCCAAAGCTGGATGATTCAGCCTCCCAGGGATGGGGCGTGGAACAAGCCCCTCTGAGGAAGAGGCcacagggggagcagggagggggagggcaggggggaggTGAGGATGACAGGCCCAGGGTCCCTGCAGCAATGGTTCACAGTGCTGGAGCGCTACCACCCGACCACCTGCGCTATCTCCGACCTCATCGTGGGTAACTCTTACTCCTTCCGAGTCTTCTCGGAAAACCTGTGTGGACTCAGTGCCTCGGCGGCCGTCACCAAGGAGCTCGCCCACATCCAGAAGACAGGTGGGTCTGGGTCCAAGACCGGAAACCAAGCTAGGCCTTGCCATGCTGACCCTTCTCCCTGTCTCTGACTTTTCCTTGGTGTGTCAGCAGCCCTCCCTGTGTGCTTCTCATGGGTGCCCACTTGCCAGAGCTTTTGCTGccctctccacacccactccacagctacccacacacacacattcacatggcGTGACTGTAAAGAAATGGATGTGGTTGATTGATTGTAACTAACACATCAGAGCAAACCCATGCAAATGAGAAGCACCCCTTGGGAGGCTGTGCACTTATTCTAAAGATGCCGTATGGCTGCCAACATCATAGCAGTCATTGGGTCTCCTGTGCAGTATCCCAAGGGAGCTACTCTGAAGGGCAATGTGTGTGGACAGGTAGACTGGTGAGTTTGCTAAAAGCAAACTCCCGACCCTAATATAACACCACAAAGATGGACAAGAGAGATATGGGTATTTACTGTCTCTATACAGACACATGGCCCTCTTGCGTCAAATGTGAAATTCCAAGCCCTTTCTCCCTGTCACCCTGCGTGCTCCAAGGCCCTCCCCCGTACAGTCTGTGTGGGCTGCAGAAAGCACACTCTTTTAAACACTAGCCTGAACTGCACAGAATTAGGAAGAAATTTTCGTTTAAAAGAAGAAAGCCAGTCAAGTCTCCaaagacaaacagaaatgaaatgtaGAATCCCTGGGTTTTTAGTCTCCACCCTCAGCCAAGATCATCTCGTCTGTTTGGTTTTGCTGCCCACTCCCCTCTGTCCTCCCCTCTGTGACTCACCCAGCTGTGGTTTCGGCTTTCCTCTGCCTCTTTGAGACATTCTGCCTCTAAGCTCCTGCATGTTGGTTGTGCCTGGCTTCCCAAAGACCCCAGGAGCCTGGGGTCCTGCCATGGGGTTCCAGAGGAGGAGGCAGGGATGAAATGGATTGTCTCCCACCCTTAATTTTCCTCCAGACCACCAGCTCTCTGCTCAGAGAGCCATAGTCATCATGTGACCTTCCATCGCTTAAGCCGCAAACTCACTACGTGATATTGGGCAAGTCCCTCATCTATGAAGGGTCTTAGTTTTCCATCTGTCAACTGGGGATGACAAATTTATCCTTGCAAAGGAATGCTGTGTAGATTAAGTGGGATACCTAAGTGTAAGCTGTAGTGATTTTAAGAAAATGGATGAGGTCAGTCTTAAGAGGTCTCCTCCTGTAACCTCAAATTCACCCTACTTTGTCCCCCAAAACCAGATATTGTTGCCAAACCTAAAAGCTTTGTTGAGCAAGACTTCTCAGAAGCCCCCTCGTTCACCCAGCCCCTGGCTGACCACACCTCCACCCCTGGCTACAGCACGCAGCTCTTCTGCAGTGTCCGAGCATCACCCAAGGTAAGGGGCAGGGCCCTGCTGTGCCCTGGGCAGGGGCACTGGGGTTGAAGGATCTTCCCAGGCATCTTTCCCTAAGCCTGAGGATGGCCTTCGAGAGCCTCGTCCTGGCCCACAAACTTCCCAGCTCTCCTCTGACCTTGCTTCCCCAGCCCAGGATCATCTGGATGAAAAACAAGATGGACATCCAGGGTGATCCCAAATACCGCGCCCTCTCTGAGCAAGGTGTCTGCACCCTGGAGATCCGGAAACCCAGCCCCTTCGATTCCGGGGTCTACACCTGCAAGGCCATCAATGTGCTGGGGGAGGCGTCTGTGGACTGCCGGCTGGAGGTCAAAGGTGAGGGCTTGAAAGGGGTCACTCCTTAGGAACCCTCCAATGGATAGGAGCCCAGGAGAAGCCACCTCTTCTCCTGCTGGACTAGACGAGGCTGAGTGCTGAAAATCAAGGCAAGACAGGGGTAGTGAAAATCGAGGTCAGGCTGTCAGAAGGACTTTCCAAGAGGGAGGATGGCTTAATGTGGGTAAAGGAGGCGGTAGAGTCTGCCTCGTAGACAGATGGATCACTGGGGTGAGGGCATGAGACTCATTCAcgccccctcaccccccactcGGGTCCCCAGCAgacacccaccccctccctgagCTCTAACCTTCAGATCTCTCCCAGCCTCAGCCACACACTGAAGAGCCACTGGTGGAGGCTGTGATGAGGAGGAAGGTAAATGGCTGCATGCACTCCCTCTGCTGCCTCTGGGGGTGGAGTCCAGGAGCAGGGGTGGGAGTGAGAAGGGAAGGGGGCAGCCAGCTCTGAGTACAAATCTGCAGTCACAGGCAACGAACACGCACAGTCCTGGGGGTGTTCCACAGATGCTGCAGGGCAGGGTGATGCTGGTGAGGCCTGGAAGGGATGGGCATTCAGTGGAAGGGATTCAGTGGATGGTCAGAGGACAGGATCTAGTCCTGGCTCTGAATGACCTTAGGCCAGGGCATTCCCTTGGATCTGTTTCCTCAGTCAGAAAAGTAGGGGCAACATCCGTGCCCTGACTGCCCTCCCCAGGTGGTTCTGAGGCCCTGGACTAGTGAGGATGTATCCTGGAGCTGCAGTGGGCAGAGCTGAGACCTGGGCTTTGGGCCCGAGGGCCTAAGGGGAAGGAGGCCTGGGAAAGGAAGAGGGGTACTGCTTCGCCCTGCCCATATCACCTCTTCAGCAGGGCACGTATAGCCCAGCTCTGCCTAACAGCAGGGGCTCATGAAACATGTTCTCTGCTAGGTGCTGCAGGCCTGAGGGTTCAGGGCAGCCAGGCCCAGAATCAAGATCCACGGAGGCCAGAGGTCCCCATCTCCATAGTGATGACTGATGGCTTTGCTCCTTGGTACCTGCCTAGCAGGCCCCAGGCCAGGCTTCCTGGATACAAGGGGCCCTGGAAAGTGCAAAGATTGGAGCGCTCCTGCAGAGAGTTGTACACTGGGTGAGAAGCACTTGAATAAAGGTGTGTGGTGATACAGTACAGGGGCCTCTGTGACAATGAGCATCATCATGATGGGGGCGGCACTGCGTCACCATGAGGGGGGTGTTAAATGTGTCATCATGAGGGGGTCTCCACCTCTGACACCATGAGGAAGgtgccagtgggagggagcttgCAGTGTCATGGGGGTTTTCCAGATGTGAGATTTTTTAGGATCTCATTTCACATGCAGAGTTTGCTACCCTAAGAGGATAACTATAGGAACAGACACACCCTTCTTTGGAACCCTCCTTGCTCCAAATGCCTCCAAGTCCCCCCTCTCTTCActtctccccatcccccaccATTGCTTTTTCTCTGTTGAGGTTGTTTGTTGCCCTCAGACAGTGGTGGGGTACGTTCTCCATGAGGGTTCACAGTCTTTTATTAGTCAAGTGGCCCGCCCTGGGAGCCAGGGGATATCCCACCTCTGAGAGAGGGAAGGGCCTGGAATCATGTCTGGAGTTGCTATTCACACTTAGAACCTGGCCCCTCATTCTTCTGTATAAGGAGCTTTGGGCTTGGCCAGGAGCGGACCCTTCCCCAAGGGTTTAGTCTAAAGGCCTAGACGCTGCAACAGAGCCTCAAAGCCCATGATCACTGTGCTAAGTGTCAGGGGTACTGAGGGTATCTAAATTCTGGTAAGACCTTCCTGCCCATATACCCAGGAGGGTAGTCTCCTCTGGCCTGACCACCCTGTCACACTTCATCCCAGCGTGACCAGAGCAGCCCACTTTCCCTTCTTCATCCACTCCCCAGGCAGGCAGAATGCTCCCAAGAGTTGGCATGTCTGGGGCTCTCCTCTCCATCTGGCTCAGAAGCAACAGAGATGGGTGTCATCTAGGAGGGCACAGGCCCATCACCGAGAGCTGGTGGCCCAGAGGACAGGCAGTTACACACCAAGTCTCCTACTTGGGAGGCTCAGGGCAAGAATGAGGGCTCAACGCTGTCTCCCAGTGGCTGTTTGAGGCCCACACCTACCATTCCACATTAGCTCCAGAGAGCTCGGAGCCCCCACTCAGGTCCAAGGGCTAGTGGAGAATAAAGCAAATACTGGAAATTATTTCTGGACTCGCTATTTTGGCCTCTCCCAAGTATAACCCTGGAATCCCCAGGGCAAAGAGAGCAGGCACCCTGGCATGCAGCATGGCCAGGAACACAGGGTTCTGGGAGGTGGGGACTGAGGCTCCTTGATTCCTGCCTGTCAGTGGCTCTGGTCACCTTCTGCTACAGAACAGGAGAGAAAACAAGGCCAGGACATCtagtttctctccttccctccatcttGGCGGGGATATTCTCCTCTCCTTAAGCTTGGTCCCAGGGCTGCACCACTACCACCTAAGACAAGCAGACTCCCCTCCCTGCCCGCCATGGGACCTGAGCTTGCCCTCCTGGCCCACATGGCCCCTTGGCAGTCTCAGTGTCCCCAGGTCCCACTCAGCCTGATGCGCTGGGCTGCCTGTGGGTTGGTCAGGCAGGTGGGGAGGCTCAAGCCGCTTTCCTCCTCCCCTCAGGTTACCTGGTTCTTTCCCCATGGGTTGCCCTCCCAAAACTCCTCCAGGACCTCGAGGTGCCGGGCACTCACAGCCCAATGCCCAGTAGGGAAGAGTCAGGGAGACAAGGGAGACAAGCGGGACAGTAGGGAGGTGAGGACTGGGCTGAGATGCCCCAGATGTGGGCAGGTGGGAGCAGGAGGTGGAGTCTAGTCATTGGGCCTCTCTTCTGGAGGATCCTCATCAATGGGGGGTGCAGGTTGGCAGCGGAAGTGGTCATTCCAAATCTTAAGGAAGGTAACCCGAAACTTCTGGATGCGGAAGGCATAGACGATGGGATTCATGGCCGAGTTACCATGTGTGAGGAAGATGGCGATGTACATGAGGAGCCTCGGCTTATGGCAGGAAGGGCAGAAGAGGGTGATGCAGTTAAGGATATGTAGGGGAAGCCAGCTGAGGGCGAAGAGGAAGAGGATGAGGGCCAGCGACTTGGCAATCTTCAGCTCCTTCCCATAGTACTTCTGCGGGTCGCCAGAGGATGCGGACACCTTCTTGTTGAGCTGCTTGCGGATCAGGTAGAAGACCTCCAGGTAGATGAGGACCATGAGCAGCAGTGGGGGCAGCACCCAGACAAAGAAGTTGAAGTAGACCATATACTCCATGCTGATGACCTTCTCAAACTGGCACTTGATCA carries:
- the MYBPH gene encoding myosin-binding protein H, translating into MRGKATWEALACGLEETASESANVPTTEPSGEVAAPKSTGEEPAPKPQEPAPQAPAPAASKPTPPSEDVPSAPLLLAVEDVSDSSVTVSWEPPERLGKLGLQGYVLELRREGALEWVPVNSRPMMVTQQTVRNLALGDKFFLRVAAVSSAGAGPPAVVDQPVHIQEIIEAPKIRVPRHLRQTYVRQVGEMINLQIPFQGNPKPQASWTHNGHALDSQRVSVRTRDQDSILFIRSAQRSDSGCYELTVQLEGLEAKAAIDILVIEKPGSPSSIRLLDVWGCNAALEWTPPQDTGNTELLGYTVQKADKKTGQWFTVLERYHPTTCAISDLIVGNSYSFRVFSENLCGLSASAAVTKELAHIQKTDIVAKPKSFVEQDFSEAPSFTQPLADHTSTPGYSTQLFCSVRASPKPRIIWMKNKMDIQGDPKYRALSEQGVCTLEIRKPSPFDSGVYTCKAINVLGEASVDCRLEVKDEAEC